The genomic stretch AGATATCAGTAAGCAGTCTCTATCCCTCTATGAAAATAACAAAAATAAACCGGAACTGAAAAATGTTCTTCTTCTGTCTAGGGCATTAGACTTCCCAATTGAATTTTTCAGTTCAGAAGGCTTTTATCAAGTTAAAACAGAAGCTACCTATTTTCGATCCTTATTAAGTGCCACAAAAAAAGATCGTACTGCACAGAGCATTAAACTCGAATATGTTGCGCAAATTTATGAAACTCTGTTTGAAAGGGTTGTATTCCCGAAACTGAACTTACCGGATATAAGCTTTAATGGCGGGAATGAAGATTATGCGTACGAAAATGACACAGAAGTTGCTGAACTTGAGGAAATCGCACAACAAGTACGAGACTTTTGGGGGCTTGGTCTTGAGCCAATCAAAGACCTGCAGTATGTTTTGGAATCAAACGGAATCATCATTACCAGCTTTGATGCCAATGCAGATAAAATTGATGCTTTCAGTCAGAGAACCATAATAAATGGAGAAGAAGTTTTCTTTATTGTAGTCTCAAAAAAAGGGCAATCTATTGCGAGAGCTCGTTTTGATATGGCACATGAACTTGCGCACATTTTACTTCATCCTTGGAGTGAGGATTTGGAATCAATTACCAGGGAAGAGTTTAAAGCTCGTGAAAGACAAGCAAATATTTTCGCAAGTGCATTTCTCCTTCCAAAAGGGAGCTTTAGCATTGATGTAGCTCACTATCCAACCAATTTGGAATATTACAGGCATCTGAAGAAAAAGTGGAATGTTTCCATTCAGGCGATGGTTTATAGAGCGCATCAGCTAGATATTATTACATCAAATCAATATCAATATTTGATGCGTCAGATTTCTAAAAATGGTTGGAAAACAAAGGAGCCAGAAGATAAGCCGTACAACTTGACTAGCAACCTTTTACAAAGCGCCTTGATACTTTTGATTCAGAATAAGCAGTTGACTGGTGCAGAATTTGTGGATGTTTTAAAAAGCAGAGGAATTGTGATGTATCCGAAAGAAATCGAGGAACTACTCGGCTTAAAAAAAGGAACACTTGAGCCTCAGGTTACAAAAAAGCCCGTCCTCATTCAGTTGAAACAGCAAGATGATGAATCCTGATCTAGAATAGATTCAGGGTAAGCGCTAAATATTAGGGTGCCTGGCCGGCTGGTTCCAAGCGTGCCATAATATCTCCATAAAATCACGGAAATGGAGGATAATAAGATGGACGCTAAAGAACGGCAGGTCCTGGTTGCCGAATGTCGAGCTAGTGGAATGACCGCAAAGGCTTGGTGTGAACAAAAAGGAATCAAATACCGGCAGTACGTTTCCTGGGCAAGCAAAGTTAACAGGAAAAATCAAATGGTAATAGAACACGGGAAACAGCAGTGGGCTGCTGTAACGTTGCCGAAAGAAGAACAGGTTGCCGGCCGAATCAAGTTAAACTGCGGCAAATGGACCATCCATGCAGATCCCGGATTAAACTTGGCGTTGCTTGCAGACGTGCTGAAAGTTGTGGATAGCTTATGATGAAAGACATCACCAGCTATGATGGGATTTATCTAGCTTGTGGAACCACGGACCTACGCAGGTCCGTTGATGGCCTGGCTATCATGGTGAAACAAGAATTCAAAATGGATCCCTTCGGCAACTATTTGTTCTTATTCTGCAATAAAGACCGCAACCGGTTAAAAGCCCTAAGCTGGGATCGCAACGGCTTTATCTTGTATTACAAAAGGCTGGACGGTGCAGGCGCTAAGTTTATATGGCCCCAAAAGCCAGCCGATGTAAGAAGCATAACGGTCAGGCAGCTTAGTCTACTCTTGGAAGGGATGTCCATAGACCCGCCTAAGGGTTTTGGTGAGATTAAAGCCAGAGATTTTTACTAGAAAAATAAATAAGACCACAATATTTAAAGATTTTGTTGTAAAAACGGCCCAAAACCTTGATTTTGCTAGGTTTTTGGGTCTTTTTATGTTATAATAAAATAAAATGAGAACATTTGATTTAACGGGCCTAGCGCCTGAGGTAACTGCATACATAACATCCCTGGAAACGCAAGTGCAAGACCTGAAAGTGCATGTAGATCGGCTTACGAATATACTTGCCAACTTTCAAAAGGCCATGTATGGGCAATCCAGTGAAAAGAGAAAATATGTCCTTGGCCAAGATGAAAACCAGCCTTCTCTTTTCAACGAAGCTGAGGTCGAGGCTGACCGCAACGCACCAGAGCCTAAAACAATTACTGTTTCCGGGCATGTTCGCAAAAACAAACGGACCAAAGAAGAGCTGGCAGCCAATGTTCCTGTGACCGAAATTCTCTGTGAGCTGGATGAAGAAAAGCGTGTCTGCGGGGAATGCGGCGGGAAAATGAGAATCCTCGGCAAAGAAACTGTACGGGAGGAATTGGAGTTCATACCGGCCCAGACGAGACTCCTGCGCTATGTTCGTGAGAACTATGTCTGTGCAAGCTGCGAGAAGGAGACAGGAGAAGCTACGATTATAAAAGCACCTGTTCCCGCTCCAGTCATTAAGAAGAGTCTTGCTTCCCCCTCGTCAGTAGCTTACGCCATGTATCAGAAGTATGTAAATGCCATGCCTCTGTACCGTCAGGAAAAAGACTGGGCTAATCAAGGTATCGTTTTATCCAGAGCGACATTGGCTAATTGGATCATCCGGGCAGCAACTGACTGGCTCGAACCCCTTTGGGAAAGGATGAAATCTCGTCTTCTTAAAGAGGCTGTAATTCATGCGGACGAAAGTGTGATTCAGGTACTTAAGGAAGAAGGGAAAAAACCATCGTCCGATTCGCGGATGTGGGTGTATTGTTCGGGCAATACTGGAAATCCACCGATAATACTTTTTGAATACCAGCCAACACGTTCCGGAGAACACGCCCGTCGCTTCCTGCAGGGATTCAGCGGCTATCTGCAGACCGATGGTTACAGCGGATACGACAAGGTACAGAATGTCACCAGATGCGGCTGCTGGGCTCATCTAAGGCGCAAGTACCAGGAGGCGCTGCCTAAGGGTGGAGATATCCGAGGTTCTACTGCTGCCGTTGGATTTGAATATTGCAACCAACTTTTTGCTATAGAAAAGAATTTAACAGAACTTACTCCGGAAGAACGGAAACTTAAGCGTCAGGAACAGTCCAGGCCAATCTTTGAGGCTTACTTGTCATGGCTTGAAACCGTGAACCCTCTCCAAGGCTCAAAACTTGCCGAGGCCATAACTTATTCCTTAAACCAAAAAGCTTCACTAGGCGTATTTCTTAAAGATGGACAAATCGAATTGTCCAACAACCGAGCTGAGAACGCAATTAGGCCATTTGTAATCGGCAGGAAATCCTGGCTGTTTGCCGACACAACCAAAGGAGCCAGAGCCAGTGCCGTTATTTACAGCATTGTAGAGACAGCCAAAGCTAACAAACTCAATATTTTTAAATATCTGGTACATATCTTCAGCACAATGCCAGCTCTTGACTTCAAGAATTGTCCTTCGCTTCTGGAGAACTTAATGCCTTGGTCCGAGAATCTGCCTGATTATTGTTATAATGAAAATTGTTAAATATAGGTATCTATGCCCCGGTACGACAAAGTCAACTGTGCCGGGGTTTAACTTTTCTTAATGCGCCCTGATATTAAGCGCTTACGATATAAGAGGTGTCTATGTATATTAAATTATGCTTCTTTTCAATACACTGAATCCTGTTAAACTATATAATTCTATAAAGGAACATAGTGTCACCTTTCCTATGACAAGCATAGGGGAAAAGCTTCAAGGAATAGAGGAATGTAAAGTAGCCCATAAAGCACCTCCTAGTACATGTCAACTCTAAATCCAAAGTATACTTTGGTAATCAACTCTTCCGGCTGTAGGTGCGTATACAAACACAGTTCATTATAGTTTATGAGTTGACAGTGTACTAGTTTGTGCGAAGCAGTCCTTTCTGCTGTGGCTATGATTTTAGAGTTGGCGTTGATGCAACGTAAGAGTAGGTTTTTCATATTTGTTTTAACGCGAGTGTGTATGTTTAAACCTGTTCCGCTTCTCTTCTACCGGTATTGCGCCTAATGCAATCTCTTCATAATTTGCCGTACCTTTGCTCTGGTAGGGGACAATCCCTTTTTCTGCCATGGAAGAATAGCTTGTGCCACTCACAATAATGTGATCCAGAACTTTGATCTCAAGTGGATGAAAAATGTCAACAATTCTCTGTGTCAATGCCCTATCCTCCGGAGAAAAATTTTTAGAGCCTCCGGGATGGTTATGGGCTAAAATCATTGCATTGCAATCACAAGCAAGGGCATATTTCAATATTTCTCTTGGATAAACCGCCGTTTGTCCGATACTCCCTTCCGACATGGTCTTTGTTTCGATTATGTTGTTGCCGCTGTCTAAAAAAGCCACCATAAACCTTTCTTTATCCTTCATTCCTCCCAAAAGGGCTAAAAAATATTGGCCTGCTAAGGTTGATGAATTGAGCGTGACCTTATCATTGCTTTCATAGATTTTCAAAATGTTGTAAGAGGCAATAAACTCATTGAGCAGCCCTATCTTTTCAAGCTGCTTCTCATTTGGCTCCATAATGTGGGGATGCTCCAGGATGTTAAGGGGGTTGTTTTCTTTTACATACTGCTGGACCTTTTTATAGGGCAGTCCTGTTAAAGTTGTCAGCCCTTTTAGAAATTTCTCGGTATGCCGTATATCCTGCTTCATGCTATGCCCGCCCCCCTTTTTCATCAACTGTTTCAATTATGAACTTTATACTTTTCAGCTTCTCGTAAGTCTCAGGGGATAAGTCCACCGATTCAAGATGCAAAAAAAAAATTTTTAATACCCATACTTTGAAAGCATTTATGAATTTTTTCTTTTGTATCCGCATCCAGGTCAATCAACTCAGCCAATAATTCCACACACTTTATATATTCCGTATCCCTTAATTTTTCTAAATTCATCTGTTTTTCCACCTTTCATATGATTTGATCATTAAACTATTTTGTTTATTTTCTGATGTCTTCCACTATGAGCTGCGATTTCCTATGGAGACAGGGTAATATCCGCCTAACTGCCGGTAAGCTGCATGAAAAGCTCCTGGTATTCGTCCTTCATCAGCTCATTCAGCATTTTTACCTGATCCGGATTGAAGCCGTACTCGGCAATCATGTCCGTATGGGATCTGGAGGTTATATTGATATGCAGGATGGTTTCGGTGGTGGTGATGGTTTCCGTGGTTTCATTGCCGTCCTCGTCAGTGGTGGTTACCGTTTCCTCATGCTCAATGGTTTCTATCCAATAGTCGATTTTGTTCATGTCCCAAAAGACGTCCCGCAGGATTCCCACCTTTGTATCGTCGAGGGTGGCAACCTCCATGCCGTTTTCCGGATCGGCAGCCGCCTTGACCGCATAGACCGCCAGGATTTCCCGCCATTGGTTTGCGGAGATGCTATCGCTGCCGGACAGCTCCAGGGTATCATGGGGATTTTCAACCTTTATCCGTTGGATTTCCGCCGTGAATTCCTCATTAAGCTGGTTGACAACCTCCGTCATGACAGGCGTGTTCCCATCGAAGCTTTCATTGGAATAAAATATGCCGAATGCTGAGCCTAACAAAAGCCCCGCAAGACATATCACAAGAATGACCACCACTGCTATCCAGCCGCCGGCGGCAATCAGAGCAATCAGGCTCTTGGCCGCCGCGATGATCGCCTTTATGGTGGCCAGCATTGCCTTTACTGCTGTCTTTGCCGAAACAGCCGCTGCTCTTGCCGTCCGTGTAGTCTGGGCCGCCCTTTGGGCGGACTGTGCGGTTTTGGCGGCGGTTTTTGCCGCCGCCTGCGAGGTCTTAACGGCAGCCCTGGCAGTATGACCGGCGGTCTTGATCGATCTTTGCGCCGTTTTCACCGTACCTTTTGTGGCTTCCTTTATACTTTTGACACCAGTATCGGCGGCTTGCCTGATGGTGTGTCCCGGTGTGCCGGAGGGGTGGAGGACCTGCGCCGCTGCTTTTTCGGCCGGTTGAAAAAGGGGAGGCCGCACGGGATGTAAAGTGGTGCGCCCTGCTGCCTGCCGCGCCTGTGTTTGGGCAACTTTCTGAGTTGACAGCCGGATTTCTCCGGCTTCTGTAAGCCGCTGTTTTGCCCTGTTTTGAACAAACCTGCGTTTTGCCAATTCATTCGGTTTTGACAGGGTAAATTTCCGCTTGAGGGTTTCCTTTGCCCTGGATTGGGCGGCATTCCGCTTTGCCGCTTGCTTTGCTCCGAGTTGGGAAACGTTATGTCTCACTGCTTCCTTTGCTTTTATCGAGGTTGTGCCATGTTCCGTTGCCAGTTTTGTTTCAGTCCGGGCAACATCCCTGTGTACTGCTTCCTTTACTTCACTTGTGGAGGTGTGACGGGCATTCTCCCTGTTGGAATCGTGGTAACGTGGAGCATCTGCATCCGGTTCGCGGCATTCCTGTATTTTTTCAACCGCCTTCTTGCCGTAGTTTCCAGCGGTATGTCCGGTTTTCCGGACAACGGTTTCTGCACCATCCCGGACGCTGTTTGCGGCATCGTCCACATAGTTGCCGTCCTCGTTATGCCCGAGCCGTTCCGCCTGCTCCTTAGTGCGTATATAGGCGTTTTTTGCCCTGCGGGATACGTCCGTTGCCTTATCCAGCACCTTAATATCCTTGACGACCGATTTGGTCTTGATATCTTTCAACACACGCACCTCCTTCCTCGATTTGGTTGAGTCTTTTCAACGGATTTACCGCTCTGATCGGGAAAAATAAGGAGCGGGACGCTCCATGCTTCTGCAATATTCTGGATAACGCAGTCGGATGGCTTCAAAAAAGTAGGGAGCAAAGCCGCAGTCAAATAGCCAGTAGGGAGTAGAGCGGTTTTCGTTCCATTCCTCCGTCCACCCGTTCCATAGGTTGAAGGCAAGGCGGCACAGGCGGTGCGTGCTGCCGGTCTGCCATGCAGCCGAAAGGCCCTCCGGCTTTATGATGTCCTCCTTAAAGTCAAAGAGGGAGCGGATATGGCTTCTCGTTTCCGCGCTGATTCCCATTGTGTAGAAAAATGCTTTATGGAAGGTGTCGTTGTTGCGTGCCGCCGCAAGCATATCGAAATAAAAAGCCTCGTGTTCCTTGTTTGCAAACCGGATATTTTCCATTGTGTTTTCCTCCTTAATATGGTGAAGGGCTGACCGTGAAACCGGCCGGCCCTTCGCATTTGATGGATTGTCCTATATTTCCGCCTGTTCGCCGGGCTTTGTGGTCATCAGGCGGTAGAGCCTGGTGTTGCGCGGGAATTGGTCGGTGAAGGGGACAAGGGAGCTTCCCACCTTGATTAGACCGTTGCCTGCGTCTACATTGGTAATGTAGGAAAGCTGGAGGTCGGAAATGTTTAGGAGCCTGGCAAGCTCCATGCGGTCGGTGCTGGCCTGATTGAGCATGACGATAAATTCTGAGTTTGCCAGCATAGTACGCGCGGTATGGCTCTGCAAAAGGTCGTCCACGTTCTGCGTGATACCTGTACAAAAAGCGCCATACTTTCTGACTCGCTTCCAGAGCGTAAACAGGAAATTGGCGCTGTATTCATGCTGGAACAGCAAATAGATTTCATCAATAATGATGAAAGTGTTTTTGCCCTTGGCCCGGTTCTGCGTGATGCGGTTTAGGATGCTGTCCAGCACCACCAGCATCCCGATGGGAAGTAGCTGTTTCCCCAAATCCAGAATGTCGTAGCAGATGAGGCGGTTGTTCACGTCCACGTTGGTCGGCTTTGCAAAAGTGTTTAGGCTGCCGCTGGTAAACAGCTCAATGGCAAGGGCGATTTCCTGCGCTTCCGGTTCCGACTGCTTCAGCAACTCCGCATGGAAGTCCTGCAAGGTTGGCGGGTCCCCCTTAAAATTTCTTTGCAGGTACTTCCGGTATACGCCGGCGGTGCAGCGGTCGATGAGGGATTTCTGCTTTGCGCCAAGGTTCTGGCCGCCGATGAGCTGCTCGCACAGGGACAACACAAATTCGGATTTCAGGATGACAGGGTTTGCGCCGTCGCCGTAATCCCGGTTCATGTCCATGGCGTTGATATGGTTCGGGGAGGTGGCGGAAATATGGATGATCTCGCCGCCCATCGCCCTGACCAGCGACGAATATTCGCGCTCCGGATCAATCAGGATAATATCATCATCGCTGGCAAGTATCTGATTGACGATTTCCCTCTTGGCGGTAAAGCTCTTGCCGGAGCCGGATACTCCTAATATGAAGCTGTTGCCGTTTAAGAGCAGCTTGCGGTTGGCGATAATCATATTCTTGGAAATGACATTCTGCCCGTAGTAGATGCCGCCGCTGTGGGAGATTTCCTGCGCGCGGAAGGGAATGAACACCGCAGTGCTTTCGGTGGTCAGCGTCCGGATGGCGTCTATTTTCCGCAGGCCGTAGGGCAGCGCCGTGTTCAGTCCGTCCATCTGCTGGAAGGTCAGGGTGGAGAATTGGCAGAGATGCTTCCGTGCGGTGGTGAACAGGGTTTCGGTGTCGCTGTCAAGCTGCTCCTTGCTGTCCGCAATGTGCACCATTGTCAGGACGGCAAACATCATCCGCTGGTCGCGGGTGGTCAGGTCGTCGAGGAATTCCTTGCTTTCCTTGCGCTGCTGCTCCATGTCATAGGGGACGACGGCGGAAAAATTGTTGTTCTGGTTCTGCCGCCTCTGCCAGTTGGTAATGTTGGTCTCCACGCCCAAAAGCCGGTTTTCCACCTCC from Bacillota bacterium encodes the following:
- a CDS encoding JAB domain-containing protein translates to MKQDIRHTEKFLKGLTTLTGLPYKKVQQYVKENNPLNILEHPHIMEPNEKQLEKIGLLNEFIASYNILKIYESNDKVTLNSSTLAGQYFLALLGGMKDKERFMVAFLDSGNNIIETKTMSEGSIGQTAVYPREILKYALACDCNAMILAHNHPGGSKNFSPEDRALTQRIVDIFHPLEIKVLDHIIVSGTSYSSMAEKGIVPYQSKGTANYEEIALGAIPVEEKRNRFKHTHSR
- the tnpB gene encoding IS66 family insertion sequence element accessory protein TnpB codes for the protein MMKDITSYDGIYLACGTTDLRRSVDGLAIMVKQEFKMDPFGNYLFLFCNKDRNRLKALSWDRNGFILYYKRLDGAGAKFIWPQKPADVRSITVRQLSLLLEGMSIDPPKGFGEIKARDFY
- a CDS encoding ImmA/IrrE family metallo-endopeptidase, which encodes DISKQSLSLYENNKNKPELKNVLLLSRALDFPIEFFSSEGFYQVKTEATYFRSLLSATKKDRTAQSIKLEYVAQIYETLFERVVFPKLNLPDISFNGGNEDYAYENDTEVAELEEIAQQVRDFWGLGLEPIKDLQYVLESNGIIITSFDANADKIDAFSQRTIINGEEVFFIVVSKKGQSIARARFDMAHELAHILLHPWSEDLESITREEFKARERQANIFASAFLLPKGSFSIDVAHYPTNLEYYRHLKKKWNVSIQAMVYRAHQLDIITSNQYQYLMRQISKNGWKTKEPEDKPYNLTSNLLQSALILLIQNKQLTGAEFVDVLKSRGIVMYPKEIEELLGLKKGTLEPQVTKKPVLIQLKQQDDES
- a CDS encoding ATP-binding protein, which gives rise to MIKTLQKIMKQDKERFVVPRGVQQAIPIRTIWPDGIFRVGNKFSKSFRFEDINYAVASKEDKEAMFLSYSELLNSFDSGATTKITINNRRLNKADFESSILIPLKNDGLDEYRREYNQMLMDKATGANSIVQDKYVTVSVAKKNIEEARNYFSRIGTDLITHFSRLGSKCVELDATDRLRILHDFFRAGEETDFRFDLSETMRKGHDFKDYICPDTFEFERDHFRMGNKYGRVIFLREFASYIKDSMVSELCDLNRNMMLSLDIIPIPTDEAVREVENRLLGVETNITNWQRRQNQNNNFSAVVPYDMEQQRKESKEFLDDLTTRDQRMMFAVLTMVHIADSKEQLDSDTETLFTTARKHLCQFSTLTFQQMDGLNTALPYGLRKIDAIRTLTTESTAVFIPFRAQEISHSGGIYYGQNVISKNMIIANRKLLLNGNSFILGVSGSGKSFTAKREIVNQILASDDDIILIDPEREYSSLVRAMGGEIIHISATSPNHINAMDMNRDYGDGANPVILKSEFVLSLCEQLIGGQNLGAKQKSLIDRCTAGVYRKYLQRNFKGDPPTLQDFHAELLKQSEPEAQEIALAIELFTSGSLNTFAKPTNVDVNNRLICYDILDLGKQLLPIGMLVVLDSILNRITQNRAKGKNTFIIIDEIYLLFQHEYSANFLFTLWKRVRKYGAFCTGITQNVDDLLQSHTARTMLANSEFIVMLNQASTDRMELARLLNISDLQLSYITNVDAGNGLIKVGSSLVPFTDQFPRNTRLYRLMTTKPGEQAEI
- a CDS encoding IS66 family transposase codes for the protein MRTFDLTGLAPEVTAYITSLETQVQDLKVHVDRLTNILANFQKAMYGQSSEKRKYVLGQDENQPSLFNEAEVEADRNAPEPKTITVSGHVRKNKRTKEELAANVPVTEILCELDEEKRVCGECGGKMRILGKETVREELEFIPAQTRLLRYVRENYVCASCEKETGEATIIKAPVPAPVIKKSLASPSSVAYAMYQKYVNAMPLYRQEKDWANQGIVLSRATLANWIIRAATDWLEPLWERMKSRLLKEAVIHADESVIQVLKEEGKKPSSDSRMWVYCSGNTGNPPIILFEYQPTRSGEHARRFLQGFSGYLQTDGYSGYDKVQNVTRCGCWAHLRRKYQEALPKGGDIRGSTAAVGFEYCNQLFAIEKNLTELTPEERKLKRQEQSRPIFEAYLSWLETVNPLQGSKLAEAITYSLNQKASLGVFLKDGQIELSNNRAENAIRPFVIGRKSWLFADTTKGARASAVIYSIVETAKANKLNIFKYLVHIFSTMPALDFKNCPSLLENLMPWSENLPDYCYNENC